One Triticum dicoccoides isolate Atlit2015 ecotype Zavitan chromosome 4B, WEW_v2.0, whole genome shotgun sequence genomic window carries:
- the LOC119292254 gene encoding germin-like protein 8-5, translated as MASSSSFLLLAALLALVSWQATASDPSPLQDFCVADMNSPVRVNGFVCKNPMEVNADDFFKAANLDKPRMPNKVGSNVTLINVMQIAGLNTLGISIARIDYAPLGQNPPHTHPRATEILTVLEGTLYVGFVTSNQPAPNKNKFLSKVLNKGDVFVFPVGLIHFQFNPNPHQPAVAIAALSSQNPGAITIANAVFGSDPPISDDVLAKAFQVEKNTIDYLQAQFWENNHY; from the exons ATGGCATcctcctcttccttccttctccttgctGCACTTCTTGCGTTGGTCTCATGGCAAGCCACTGCTTCTGATCCTAGCCCACTCCAGGACTTTTGTGTCGCCGACATGAATTCACCAG TCCGTGTCAACGGGTTTGTTTGCAAGAACCCTATGGAGGTCAATGCAGACGACTTCTTCAAGGCGGCAAACCTTGACAAGCCTAGGATGCCCAACAAGGTTGGATCCAACGTCACTTTGATCAACGTCATGCAGATTGCTGGACTCAACACCCTCGGCATCTCAATTGCACGCATCGACTATGCTCCCTTGGGTCAAAACCCACCACATACGCACCCTCGCGCCACTGAGATCCTCACGGTGCTCGAGGGAACACTGTATGTTGGATTTGTGACATCCAACCAGCCCGCCCCCAACAAAAACAAGTTCCTCTCCAAGGTGCTCAACAAAGGTGATGTGTTTGTCTTCCCCGTGGGGCTCATCCACTTCCAATTCAACCCCAACCCCCACCAGCCCGCTGTTGCAATTGCCGCGCTAAGCAGCCAGAACCCAGGGGCTATCACAATTGCCAATGCAGTGTTTGGGTCAGACCCACCAATATCAGATGATGTTCTTGCCAAGGCATTTCAGGTGGAAAAGAATACAATTGACTATCTCCAGGCTCAGTTCTGGGAGAACAACCACTACTAA
- the LOC119294293 gene encoding germin-like protein 8-5, with translation MATSSSILLLAALLALVSWQAIASDPGPLQDFCVADMHSPVRVNGFVCKNPMEVNADDFFKAANLDKPRVTNKVGSNVTLINVMQIAGLNTLGISIARIDYAPLGQNPPHTHPRATEILTVLEGTLYVGFVTSNQPAPNRNKFLSKVLNKGDVFVFPVGLIHFQFNPSPHQPAVAIAALSSQNPGAITIANAVFGSDPPISDDVLAKAFQVEKNTIDYLQAQFWENNHN, from the exons ATGGCAACCTCCTCTTCCATCCTTCTCCTTGCTGCTCTTCTTGCCTTGGTCTCATGGCAGGCCATTGCCTCCGACCCTGGCCCACTCCAGGACTTTTGTGTCGCCGACATGCATTCACCAG TGCGTGTCAATGGGTTTGTTTGCAAGAACCCGATGGAAGTTAACGCGGACGACTTCTTCAAGGCAGCCAACCTCGACAAGCCTAGGGTGACCAACAAGGTTGGATCCAACGTCACTTTGATCAACGTCATGCAGATTGCTGGACTCAACACCCTCGGCATCTCAATTGCACGCATCGACTATGCTCCCTTGGGTCAGAACCCACCACATACGCACCCTCGCGCCACTGAGATCCTCACGGTGCTCGAGGGGACACTCTATGTTGGCTTTGTCACATCCAACCAGCCCGCCCCCAACAGAAACAAGTTCCTCTCCAAGGTGCTCAACAAAGGTGATGTGTTTGTCTTCCCCGTGGGGCTCATCCACTTCCAATTCAACCCCAGCCCCCACCAGCCCGCTGTTGCAATTGCCGCGCTCAGCAGCCAGAACCCAGGGGCTATCACAATCGCCAATGCAGTGTTTGGGTCGGACCCACCAATATCAGATGATGTTCTTGCCAAGGCATTTCAGGTAGAAAAGAATACAATAGACTATCTGCAGGCTCAATTTTGGGAGAACAACCACAACTAA
- the LOC119292258 gene encoding phospholipase D alpha 2-like, giving the protein MAHRLLHGTLHATILEADKLTHPDRATGGAPEILRKLVEGLEESIGRGKGSTRLYATIDLGRARVGRTRVLAGDPVNPRWYEDFHIYCAHFAAHVVFTVKAAQPIGATLLGRAYLPVRELLDAEDGHEIERRLDILDATKQKLPHGPTIQVRLRFCDVAANRGEWGAGVGSARNPGVPYTFFSQRPGCRVTLYQDAHTPDAFAPRIPLSGGRSYQQGRCWEDVFDAISDARHLVYITGWSVYTEITLVRDAARPRPGGDATLGELLKRKASEGVRVLMLVWDDRTSVESLGMTWGYMDTHDAVTASYFRGTDVRCVLCPRNPDAGRSAVMGLETACLISHHQKIIAVDHDMPVRGSSSRRRIVSFVGGLDLCDGRYDTQFHSLFRTLDTAHRNDFHQISIADASIDKGGPRQPWHDIHARIEGPAAWDILYNFEQRWRKQGGDRDLLVDLNALASLIIPPSAVTFPEDQEAWNVQVFRSIDGGASCGFPTTPEEAARSGLVSGKNSTIDRSIQDAYIHAIRRANHFIYIENQYFLGSSFAWKADGIEPEDIEALHLIPRELSLKIVSKIEAGEHFVVYVVVPMWPEGDPEKKSMQAILDWQRRTMDMMYYDIAIALEANGIDANPKDYLTFFCLGNREVKRSEEYEPADRPLPESSYERAQKARRFMIYVHSKMMIVDDEYIIIGSANINQRSMDGGRDSEIAMGAFQPHHLNAKGQVARGQVHGFRMSLWYEHLGMLHDDFLNPGSLECVQRVNKMADKYWDLYASDELNDDLPGHLLTYPVAVSKDGTVTELPGAKCFPDTEAPVLGIKAKLLPPILTT; this is encoded by the exons ATGGCTCACCGGCTGCTGCACGGCACCCTCCACGCCACCATCTTGGAGGCCGACAAGCTCACCCACCCCGACCGTGCCACCGGCGGCGCCCCCGAGATCCTCCGCAAG TTGGTGGAAGGGCTCGAGGAGAGCATCGGGCGGGGCAAGGGGTCGACGCGGCTCTACGCGACCATCGACCTCGGCAGGGCGCGCGTGGGCCGCACGCGGGTCCTCGCCGGCGACCCGGTGAACCCGCGCTGGTACGAGGACTTCCACATCTACTGCGCGCACTTCGCCGCCCACGTCGTCTTCACCGTCAAGGCCGCGCAGCCCATCGGCGCCACGCTCCTCGGCCGCGCCTATCTCCCTGTCCGGGAGCTGCTCGACGCCGAGGACGGCCATGAGATCGAGCGCCGGCTCGACATCCTCGACGCGACCAAGCAGAAGCTCCCCCACGGGCCCACGATTCAGGTGCGGCTCAGGTTCTGCGACGTCGCCGCCAACCGCGGCGAGTGGGGCGCCGGCGTCGGCAGCGCGCGGAACCCTGGGGTGCCCTACACGTTTTTCTCCCAGCGGCCGGGGTGCAGGGTCACGCTGTACCAGGACGCGCACACCCCGGACGCGTTCGCGCCCAGGATCCCGCTCTCCGGCGGCCGGAGCTACCAGCAGGGACGGTGCTGGGAGGACGTGTTCGACGCCATCAGCGACGCGCGCCACCTCGTGTACATCACCGGCTGGTCCGTGTACACCGAGATCACGCTGGTACGGGACGCCGCCCGGCCGCGCCCCGGCGGCGACGCCACCCTGGGCGAGCTCCTCAAGCGCAAGGCCAGCGAGGGCGTGCGCGTGCTCATGCTGGTCTGGGACGACCGCACCTCCGTCGAGTCCCTCGGCATGACATGGGGGTACATGGACACGCACGACGCCGTGACGGCGAGCTACTTCCGCGGCACCGACGTGCGGTGCGTCCTCTGCCCGCGGAACCCCGACGCCGGCAGAAGCGCCGTCATGGGCCTGGAGACCGCCTGCCTGATcagccaccaccagaagatcatcgCGGTCGACCACGACATGCCGGTGAGGGGCAGCTCGAGCCGCCGCCGCATAGTCAGCTTCGTCGGCGGCCTCGACCTCTGCGACGGGCGCTACGACACGCAGTTCCACTCCCTGTTCAGGACGCTGGACACGGCGCACCGAAACGACTTCCACCAAATCAGCATTGCCGACGCGTCCATCGACAAGGGCGGTCCGAGGCAGCCATGGCACGACATCCATGCCAGGATCGAAGGTCCGGCCGCGTGGGACATCCTCTACAACTTCGAGCAGCGGTGGAGGAAGCAAGGTGGCGACCGTGATCTCCTCGTGGATCTGAACGCCTTGGCGAGCCTCATCATCCCGCCTTCCGCCGTGACGTTCCCCGAAGACCAGGAGGCGTGGAACGTGCAGGTGTTCCGGTCCATCGACGGCGGAGCGAGCTGCGGCTTTCCTACCACTCCCGAGGAAGCCGCCCGATCGGGCCTTGTGAGTGGCAAGAACAGCACCATTGACAGGAGCATCCAGGACGCCTACATCCACGCGATACGCCGCGCGAACCACTTCATCTACATCGAGAACCAGTACTTCCTTGGCAGCTCATTCGCGTGGAAAGCCGACGGCATAGAGCCGGAGGATATCGAGGCACTGCATCTGATTCCCAGAGAGCTTTCGCTCAAGATTGTGAGCAAGATTGAGGCTGGTGAACATTTCGTGGTCTATGTTGTGGTGCCAATGTGGCCGGAAGGTGACCCGGAAAAGAAATCCATGCAGGCAATACTAGATTGGCAGAGAAggaccatggacatgatgtactatGACATTGCCATCGCACTTGAGGCCAATGGGATCGACGCGAACCCCAAGGACTACCTCACCTTCTTTTGCTTGGGGAACAGGGAAGTGAAGAGGAGCGAAGAGTATGAACCCGCTGATCGTCCATTGCCTGAGTCAAGCTATGAAAGGGCGCAGAAGGCCCGGCGGTTCATGATCTATGTTCACTCCAAGATGATGATAG TTGATGACGAATACATCATCATCGGATCTGCCAACATCAACCAGCGGTCCATGGACGGGGGAAGGGACTCGGAGATCGCCATGGGCGCATTCCAGCCGCACCACCTAAACGCCAAAGGCCAGGTTGCCAGAGGGCAGGTCCATGGCTTTCGGATGTCGCTGTGGTACGAGCACCTGGGCATGCTGCACGACGATTTCCTCAACCCTGGGAGCCTGGAGTGCGTCCAGAGGGTGAACAAGATGGCTGACAAGTACTGGGACCTCTATGCCAGCGATGAGCTCAACGACGACCTCCCTGGGCACCTTCTCACGTACCCAGTCGCCGTGAGCAAGGACGGCACCGTGACGGAGCTGCCTGGGGCCAAGTGCTTCCCTGACACGGAGGCTCCGGTGCTCGGAATCAAAGCCAAATTACTGCCCCCTATTCTCACCACATAG
- the LOC119294294 gene encoding germin-like protein 8-5 → MEVNADDFFKAANLDKPRVTNKVGSNVTLINVMQIAGLNTLGISIARIDYAPLGQNPPHTHPRATEILTVLEGTLYVGFVTSNQPAPNRNKFLSKLLHKGDVFVFPVGLFHFQFNPNPHQPAVAIAALSSQNPGAITIANAVFGSDPPISDDVLAEAFQVEKNTIDYLQAQFWENNHN, encoded by the coding sequence ATGGAGGTCAACGCTGATGACTTCTTCAAGGCAGCCAACCTCGACAAGCCTAGGGTGACCAACAAGGTTGGATCCAACGTCACTTTGATCAACGTCATGCAGATTGCTGGACTCAACACCCTCGGCATCTCAATTGCGCGCATCGACTATGCTCCCTTGGGTCAGAACCCACCACATACGCACCCTCGTGCCACTGAGATCCTCACGGTGCTCGAGGGGACACTCTATGTTGGCTTTGTCACATCCAACCAGCCCGCCCCCAACAGAAACAAGTTCCTCTCCAAGTTGCTCCACAAAGGTGATGTGTTTGTCTTCCCCGTGGGACTCTTCCACTTCCAATTCAACCCCAACCCCCACCAGCCCGCTGTTGCAATTGCCGCGCTCAGCAGCCAGAACCCAGGGGCTATCACAATTGCCAATGCGGTGTTTGGGTCGGACCCACCAATATCAGATGATGTTCTTGCCGAGGCATTTCAGGTGGAAAAGAATACAATAGACTATCTGCAGGCTCAATTTTGGGAGAACAACCACAACTAA